The following proteins are encoded in a genomic region of Stutzerimonas stutzeri:
- the mksB gene encoding Mks condensin complex protein MksB, whose translation MIEPKRVLRALAEHWALLEPLCERFDAGTLSLIELRHQLAAQLPEGTPTDITALLDQWIRLDILVPVAKSPNRFELNAQIHDFLAYLRREHRLGLCLEIEAYLRHLERLAGHIQDAFEIRDGQDLARQLRLLDMRVRDVLKKLANDEQALIGVADRAKTSDRQIPLRQRYAEVLATWDEYVEPMIQLVAADGAFEQGVYRVEQVLMKLLGEQQRLGHLVDDDLLLRTHARILEMQSTAQLTLRHARELLLPLREEARRHNAVTRGAALALSAIRKKGLDAVPQASLPLFTRPQSTFLGSASQVEAYVYALARFEPKPAQFPRAGSKRKTDAPRSPLTAREMLDRCEQALPLPDLMQWLLEQEPEGATDELLYWFSRLSRDARFQRDRLERREYLTREHQVSLSSFALLAIANG comes from the coding sequence ATGATCGAACCCAAGCGCGTACTGCGTGCCCTTGCCGAACACTGGGCGTTGCTCGAGCCGCTGTGCGAACGCTTCGATGCCGGCACGCTGAGCCTGATCGAACTTCGCCATCAATTGGCCGCGCAGCTACCTGAAGGCACCCCCACCGACATCACCGCCCTGCTCGATCAGTGGATTCGCCTAGACATTCTCGTCCCGGTGGCAAAGAGCCCGAATCGCTTCGAGCTGAACGCGCAGATTCATGACTTCCTCGCCTATCTGCGCCGCGAGCATCGCCTCGGCCTGTGCCTGGAAATTGAAGCCTACCTGCGCCATCTGGAACGCCTGGCCGGGCATATCCAGGACGCCTTCGAGATCCGCGACGGCCAGGATCTCGCGCGCCAGCTGCGCCTGCTCGATATGCGCGTGCGCGACGTGCTGAAAAAGCTCGCCAACGACGAGCAGGCGCTGATCGGCGTGGCCGATCGGGCGAAGACCAGCGACCGGCAGATTCCGCTGCGGCAGCGTTACGCCGAGGTGCTGGCGACCTGGGACGAGTATGTCGAGCCGATGATTCAGCTGGTCGCGGCCGATGGTGCCTTCGAGCAAGGCGTCTATCGCGTCGAGCAGGTGCTGATGAAGCTGCTCGGTGAGCAACAACGCCTCGGCCACCTGGTCGATGACGACCTGTTGCTGCGCACGCATGCGCGGATCCTGGAAATGCAGAGCACCGCTCAGCTGACCTTGCGTCACGCCCGCGAGCTGCTATTGCCTTTGCGCGAGGAAGCCCGTCGACACAACGCGGTGACCCGTGGTGCGGCGCTGGCGCTGTCGGCCATCCGCAAGAAGGGGCTCGACGCCGTGCCGCAAGCGTCGCTGCCGCTGTTCACCCGGCCGCAAAGCACGTTTCTCGGCTCGGCCAGCCAGGTCGAAGCCTATGTCTATGCCCTGGCCCGTTTCGAGCCGAAGCCGGCGCAATTCCCGCGGGCGGGCAGCAAACGCAAGACCGACGCACCGCGATCGCCGCTGACGGCGCGTGAAATGCTCGACCGCTGCGAACAAGCCTTGCCCCTGCCAGACCTGATGCAATGGCTGCTCGAACAGGAACCGGAGGGTGCGACCGATGAGTTGCTCTACTGGTTCTCGCGCTTGTCCCGCGATGCGCGTTTCCAGCGCGACCGCCTGGAGCGGCGCGAGTACCTGACGCGCGAGCATCAGGTCAGCCTGAGCTCATTTGCATTGCTGGCCATTGCCAATGGTTGA
- a CDS encoding energy transducer TonB, whose product MITESRRRAFLDAMQITSWLPRTELPFAAPSRPALLQRVEAEPAPAIEAERPTPQPAPVTAQPAAVTPVATTSPAADAVRAAMPRIAVPEPKRSATKPRDEQPVAPEQTLSVPPPRFALQLLRAGNCLLLVELPTGESFQSRDPAYLLLKDLLRAARLPDSPQQVGDGEPIRWPLLHRGSLDQGAEAARDYVQGVVAAELEGMGCACLWLIGLPALRFAGEVDAEACYRELHIEGIGHALAMPGLEQLMEQPGSKAALWKAMRRSMARWVTGL is encoded by the coding sequence TTGATTACCGAAAGCCGGCGTCGGGCCTTCCTCGACGCCATGCAGATTACCTCCTGGTTGCCGCGCACGGAGCTGCCTTTCGCCGCGCCTTCGCGCCCGGCGCTGTTGCAACGGGTAGAAGCCGAACCGGCACCCGCCATCGAAGCCGAGCGGCCAACGCCGCAACCGGCTCCCGTGACGGCCCAGCCCGCTGCGGTGACGCCCGTTGCCACGACCAGTCCTGCCGCCGATGCGGTTCGTGCGGCCATGCCGCGCATCGCGGTGCCCGAGCCGAAACGGTCGGCCACGAAACCCCGCGACGAGCAGCCCGTTGCGCCCGAACAGACGCTCAGCGTGCCGCCGCCGCGTTTTGCCTTGCAATTGCTGCGCGCCGGGAACTGCCTGCTGCTGGTCGAACTGCCCACCGGTGAATCGTTCCAGAGCCGCGATCCGGCCTACCTGCTGCTCAAGGATCTGCTTCGCGCCGCCAGACTGCCGGACAGCCCGCAGCAGGTCGGCGACGGTGAACCGATCCGTTGGCCACTGCTGCACCGCGGCAGTCTCGATCAAGGCGCCGAAGCAGCGCGGGACTATGTGCAAGGCGTGGTAGCCGCCGAGCTGGAAGGCATGGGCTGCGCCTGCCTCTGGCTGATAGGCCTGCCGGCGCTGCGTTTTGCCGGGGAAGTGGACGCCGAGGCCTGCTACCGCGAGCTGCATATCGAGGGTATCGGCCATGCACTGGCGATGCCCGGCCTCGAACAGTTGATGGAGCAGCCCGGCAGCAAGGCCGCGCTCTGGAAAGCGATGCGCCGCAGCATGGCGCGCTGGGTTACGGGTCTATGA
- a CDS encoding 2-isopropylmalate synthase, producing the protein MSSNDRVIIFDTTLRDGEQSPGASMTGEEKLRIAKALERLKVDVIEAGFAIASPGDFAAVKAVADHIKDSTVCSLARAVDADIERAAEALAGANAGRIHTFIATSPIHMQYKLRMQPDQVIEQAVRAVTKARSLCADVEFSCEDAGRSDIDFLCRIIEAAIDAGARTINIPDTVGYAIPHQYADTIRQLLERIPNADKAVFSVHCHNDLGLAVANSLAAVVAGARQVECTINGLGERAGNAALEEIVMAIKTRQDLLDVHTRIETEHILSASRLVSGITGFPVQPNKAIVGANAFAHESGIHQDGVLKHRETYEIMSAQSVGWNANKMVMGKHSGRAAFRSRLEELGIVLPGEGELNAAFARFKELADKKHEIFDEDLQALVSDTLAEDVQEHFKLVTLEVASKTGEVPDAKLVVSVDGNERSASAQGSGPVDATFKAIESVANSGATLQLYSVNAITKGTDSQGEVTVRLEKGGRIVNGNGADTDIVVASAKAYLNALNLMQVGAKAHPQVVGV; encoded by the coding sequence ATGAGCAGCAACGACCGCGTCATCATCTTCGATACCACCTTGCGAGACGGCGAACAGAGCCCCGGCGCGTCCATGACCGGCGAAGAAAAACTGCGTATCGCCAAGGCGCTCGAGCGGCTGAAGGTGGACGTGATCGAGGCCGGTTTCGCCATCGCCAGTCCGGGCGATTTCGCCGCGGTCAAAGCCGTGGCCGACCACATCAAGGACAGCACCGTGTGCAGCCTGGCTCGCGCCGTCGACGCCGATATCGAACGCGCCGCCGAAGCCCTGGCCGGGGCCAATGCCGGACGCATTCATACCTTTATCGCCACCAGCCCGATCCATATGCAGTACAAGCTGCGCATGCAGCCGGACCAGGTGATCGAGCAGGCCGTACGCGCCGTGACCAAGGCGCGCAGCCTCTGCGCCGATGTGGAGTTTTCCTGCGAGGACGCCGGGCGTTCGGATATCGATTTCCTCTGCCGCATCATCGAGGCGGCGATCGATGCGGGTGCACGCACGATTAACATTCCGGACACGGTCGGCTACGCCATTCCTCACCAGTACGCCGACACCATTCGCCAGTTGCTGGAGCGTATTCCCAACGCCGACAAGGCCGTGTTCTCCGTGCATTGCCACAACGACCTGGGGCTGGCTGTCGCGAACTCGCTGGCCGCGGTCGTGGCGGGCGCGCGGCAGGTCGAGTGCACCATCAATGGCCTGGGTGAACGCGCCGGTAACGCCGCGCTGGAAGAGATCGTCATGGCGATCAAGACCCGTCAGGACCTGCTCGACGTGCACACCCGCATCGAGACCGAGCATATCCTCAGCGCCTCACGCCTGGTTTCCGGTATCACCGGTTTTCCGGTGCAGCCGAACAAGGCCATCGTCGGTGCCAACGCCTTTGCCCATGAGTCGGGCATCCACCAGGACGGCGTGCTCAAGCACCGCGAAACCTACGAGATCATGTCCGCGCAGTCGGTGGGTTGGAACGCCAACAAGATGGTCATGGGCAAGCATTCCGGGCGTGCAGCCTTTCGCTCGCGGCTCGAGGAGCTGGGTATCGTCCTGCCGGGCGAGGGCGAGCTGAACGCGGCCTTCGCCCGCTTCAAGGAGCTGGCCGACAAGAAGCACGAGATCTTCGACGAAGACTTGCAGGCCCTCGTGTCCGATACGCTGGCCGAAGATGTGCAAGAGCACTTCAAACTGGTCACGCTTGAGGTGGCGAGCAAGACCGGCGAGGTGCCGGACGCGAAGCTCGTGGTGAGCGTGGACGGCAACGAGCGGTCCGCCTCGGCACAAGGCTCAGGACCGGTGGACGCGACCTTCAAGGCCATCGAGTCGGTCGCCAACTCCGGCGCCACGCTGCAGCTCTATTCAGTCAATGCCATCACCAAGGGCACCGACTCGCAAGGCGAGGTCACGGTGCGGCTGGAGAAGGGCGGGCGCATCGTCAACGGCAACGGCGCCGATACCGATATCGTCGTGGCCTCGGCGAAGGCCTACCTCAATGCGCTGAACCTGATGCAGGTCGGCGCCAAGGCGCATCCGCAGGTGGTCGGGGTTTGA